In Vibrio alginolyticus NBRC 15630 = ATCC 17749, one genomic interval encodes:
- a CDS encoding LamG domain-containing protein gives MQVTKIAAAIAISTGLLTGCNTDLRDAPSAPPPTETESELSQGMWDISTPATVAKSDDEHDLPNVYVFEDGTQKYYNDDDNFGTYTIYTSTYTEDKDTETLTFNLYDESDLSNPTELTGTYEVSNGMLTISGTNDGNFTGNDESENDAVKDAVAAANNDAGDNNVVQILDTNKGGTEEDTGELRIKLSDSTSVSEISTGRLTVDLTYQHHEETEQEADGSGDNAYISFYAAKTSNSNLHGEVAFENGKIKYRDASGNLTETGDTFELGENLAIEVSWVENFFSFSVNGKQIGEMLPVADGTAVTYVSLRLGDNGNTTNFELNADNLKIYSSDSGSEVLVLEEDFDNYIPGLDLATIYNSASSEAVVISDGSSNPDKPSEDVSENFDSYPVGTNISSANSSWKEYNTVADDSSTLTSVAVVSDDVSKSGANSLLISDTDTTNKPYVTREFSNGATSNGSVSFDVYIPSDNEKTTYINVGSGKNNSDRYYELRISGSGKVEAEAGSDDVEIGTITTDAWNSMSLAWDGDEINVSINGKTVDAPSQSETGLDATNTPSQLTIYVGDTSGASTKAYFDNIDSKQL, from the coding sequence ATGCAAGTAACAAAAATTGCAGCAGCAATTGCTATTTCCACAGGTTTGTTAACCGGATGTAACACTGATTTAAGGGATGCACCATCGGCTCCCCCACCAACAGAAACTGAGTCTGAGTTGAGCCAAGGTATGTGGGATATTTCAACACCAGCCACTGTGGCGAAATCCGATGATGAGCACGACCTGCCAAACGTCTATGTCTTTGAAGACGGTACGCAAAAGTATTATAACGATGATGATAACTTCGGTACTTACACAATCTACACTTCAACTTATACCGAAGATAAAGATACAGAGACGCTTACATTCAACCTTTATGACGAGAGCGATCTAAGTAACCCTACCGAGTTAACAGGGACTTATGAAGTTTCAAACGGCATGTTAACCATCTCAGGAACAAATGACGGAAACTTCACCGGTAACGATGAATCAGAAAACGATGCGGTGAAAGATGCAGTTGCAGCGGCAAATAATGACGCTGGCGATAACAACGTCGTACAAATTTTGGATACCAATAAAGGTGGAACAGAAGAAGACACCGGTGAGTTACGAATCAAGCTGTCTGATTCAACGAGTGTTTCAGAAATTTCAACAGGCCGACTAACTGTAGATCTAACTTACCAGCATCATGAAGAAACAGAACAGGAAGCCGACGGTTCTGGTGACAATGCTTACATCTCATTTTATGCAGCAAAAACCTCGAATTCCAACTTGCATGGCGAAGTGGCATTTGAAAACGGCAAAATCAAATACCGCGATGCAAGTGGAAACTTGACGGAAACAGGCGACACGTTTGAGTTAGGTGAAAACCTCGCGATAGAAGTCAGTTGGGTAGAAAACTTCTTCTCTTTTTCGGTTAACGGTAAACAAATAGGTGAAATGTTACCTGTCGCTGATGGCACCGCTGTAACTTATGTATCACTGAGACTAGGTGATAATGGCAACACTACAAACTTTGAATTAAATGCAGACAACTTGAAGATTTACTCTAGTGATTCGGGCTCTGAAGTGTTGGTTCTAGAAGAGGATTTTGACAACTACATTCCAGGCTTAGACCTCGCGACAATTTACAACAGTGCATCAAGCGAAGCGGTTGTCATTTCAGACGGAAGTTCTAATCCTGATAAACCGTCAGAAGACGTGAGTGAAAACTTTGACTCATACCCAGTAGGAACAAATATCAGTTCAGCAAACTCTAGTTGGAAAGAATACAATACGGTTGCTGATGACTCCTCCACCTTGACGTCCGTGGCTGTAGTAAGTGATGATGTATCAAAGAGCGGCGCTAACTCTCTGCTAATATCCGACACAGATACGACCAACAAACCATACGTTACGCGCGAGTTTTCAAACGGAGCAACATCAAACGGTAGCGTGTCATTCGATGTTTACATTCCGTCAGACAACGAAAAAACTACATACATTAATGTTGGCTCAGGTAAAAACAACTCAGATCGTTACTACGAATTGAGAATTTCGGGCAGTGGTAAAGTTGAAGCCGAAGCAGGATCAGATGACGTAGAAATAGGCACTATTACGACTGACGCTTGGAACTCAATGTCCCTAGCTTGGGATGGTGATGAGATTAACGTTTCTATTAATGGAAAAACGGTTGATGCGCCAAGCCAGTCCGAAACAGGCTTAGACGCAACGAATACACCATCACAACTGACTATTTATGTAGGGGACACAAGTGGTGCTTCAACAAAAGCATATTTCGATAACATCGATTCAAAGCAACTCTAG
- a CDS encoding polysaccharide lyase family 7 protein: MKLNLLVAAMAVTLPTLAIASDLNNGVDYPVPADKFDMRNWKITIPSDINEDGKVDEIEGVAMLSYSHKDFFFLNEEGNLVFEVQNKAVTTKNSKNARSELREMPRGADFSIQTDDLANHWALSSHPQAAKHSRVGGTLEATLKVNHVSEHAKFPEKGPAHSVVVGQIHAKKIDARIKEGKGYGHGNEPIKIFYKKFPEHKMGSVFWNYERNLAKEDPNRIDIAYPVWGNTWDNLEEPGQAGIALGEEFSYKIEVQGTMMNLTFETERHETVNYSIDLSKGIDSKDFEHGYAEDMFYFKAGAYGQCSVSESHPVWGTGCAGTGDFSVDKKNGDYNSVTFSKLKLNQN, translated from the coding sequence ATGAAACTCAATCTACTCGTAGCCGCAATGGCTGTTACCTTACCAACTCTTGCTATCGCTTCTGATTTAAATAATGGCGTTGATTATCCAGTCCCTGCCGATAAATTTGATATGCGAAACTGGAAGATCACTATTCCTTCCGATATCAATGAAGACGGAAAAGTGGACGAAATCGAGGGTGTGGCGATGCTGAGTTATTCACACAAAGACTTCTTCTTCTTGAACGAAGAAGGCAACTTGGTGTTTGAAGTGCAGAATAAAGCGGTAACGACAAAAAACTCGAAGAATGCTCGCTCTGAACTACGTGAAATGCCTCGTGGCGCTGACTTTTCTATTCAAACCGATGATTTAGCAAACCATTGGGCTTTATCGAGCCACCCTCAGGCTGCTAAACACAGTCGCGTAGGTGGAACGTTGGAAGCGACCTTGAAAGTGAACCATGTTTCTGAACACGCCAAATTTCCAGAAAAAGGGCCTGCTCATTCTGTTGTTGTCGGTCAAATCCACGCGAAAAAAATTGATGCAAGAATAAAAGAGGGTAAAGGTTATGGACATGGAAATGAACCCATTAAAATCTTCTATAAAAAATTCCCAGAACACAAAATGGGCTCTGTATTTTGGAACTACGAGCGTAACCTAGCGAAGGAAGATCCAAATCGTATTGATATTGCATATCCAGTATGGGGAAATACTTGGGATAACCTTGAAGAACCAGGCCAAGCTGGTATCGCTCTTGGTGAAGAGTTCAGCTACAAGATAGAAGTTCAAGGAACTATGATGAACTTGACGTTTGAAACAGAACGCCACGAGACAGTGAATTATTCCATAGATCTCAGTAAGGGGATTGATAGTAAGGACTTTGAGCATGGCTACGCAGAAGACATGTTCTATTTTAAAGCAGGAGCTTATGGTCAATGTAGCGTCAGTGAGTCTCACCCTGTGTGGGGTACAGGATGTGCGGGCACCGGTGATTTTTCAGTCGACAAGAAAAACGGTGACTATAACAGCGTGACATTTTCTAAGCTCAAGCTAAATCAAAATTGA
- a CDS encoding MATE family efflux transporter, producing MQSMLMIDTLLVTPLGEVSLAAMGIATTIVSFVLGIQMALANGSQLVLSRAVGSGHYLSLNKGFWAALVINVLVASLFWLLITVFDEALISKLTDNVDLYAETKCYLAIAKFIVIFNAITQVMIAVFNALGRTKVPFKGYLIELPVNVAMSYVLIHGLTNFEGIGVQGAAAGSLVAISIRLLYLTMCIKLDDSIILSIKKLDASLKSNIHKHFKEIFPVAANVTMLQTGATIYMLLYSQLTLNAYVAMTIVMPWIKAGTQFITAWAHSSAITISQAIGSRKMDELRNNVDISIDMAVMISFVSAFFFFALSFVLPDLYPDLDPSTYKALSAIAPLYILLPIVRGYNTVHGHILRALGKTTEVFKINFTGQWVISIPLCALMILYLDLSVFWVFAIMPFEEIVKAWPFRHLARKSLKDFDINKADKLMYD from the coding sequence ATGCAATCAATGCTTATGATTGATACGCTGCTTGTTACGCCATTAGGTGAAGTTTCACTTGCTGCTATGGGGATTGCTACAACAATAGTTTCTTTCGTTTTAGGCATCCAAATGGCTCTAGCAAATGGGTCTCAATTGGTACTTAGCCGTGCCGTAGGCTCTGGTCATTATCTATCGTTAAATAAAGGTTTCTGGGCAGCTTTAGTTATCAACGTTCTAGTCGCATCCTTATTCTGGCTGTTGATTACTGTCTTTGATGAAGCGTTAATCAGTAAGTTGACGGATAACGTTGATCTCTATGCGGAGACAAAATGCTACCTTGCAATTGCTAAGTTCATCGTCATATTCAATGCCATTACTCAGGTTATGATTGCGGTGTTCAATGCGCTTGGACGGACCAAAGTTCCATTTAAAGGCTATTTGATTGAATTGCCAGTCAACGTGGCGATGTCTTATGTTCTGATTCACGGCCTGACTAATTTTGAAGGTATTGGCGTTCAAGGCGCCGCGGCGGGTAGTTTGGTTGCTATTAGTATTCGGCTGTTATATTTAACCATGTGCATTAAGCTTGATGATTCTATCATCTTGTCTATTAAGAAGCTTGATGCGTCATTGAAAAGCAATATACATAAGCATTTTAAAGAGATTTTCCCCGTCGCGGCGAACGTCACAATGTTACAAACTGGCGCAACGATATACATGTTGCTGTACTCGCAACTGACCTTAAATGCTTATGTCGCTATGACTATCGTGATGCCTTGGATCAAAGCGGGTACTCAGTTCATTACTGCTTGGGCGCATTCATCGGCAATCACGATTAGCCAAGCAATTGGATCAAGAAAAATGGATGAGCTGCGTAACAATGTCGATATTAGTATTGATATGGCCGTGATGATCTCGTTCGTTTCAGCATTTTTCTTTTTTGCACTTAGTTTCGTTCTTCCTGATTTGTATCCCGACTTAGACCCGAGTACTTACAAAGCGTTATCCGCGATTGCTCCACTTTACATACTGCTACCGATAGTACGTGGCTATAACACCGTTCATGGTCATATTTTGAGAGCGTTAGGTAAAACAACGGAGGTGTTTAAGATTAACTTTACCGGTCAGTGGGTAATCTCAATACCGTTATGTGCTTTGATGATTTTATACTTGGACCTTTCAGTGTTTTGGGTGTTTGCAATCATGCCGTTTGAAGAAATTGTTAAGGCATGGCCATTTAGGCATTTAGCACGTAAGTCTCTGAAAGATTTCGATATTAATAAGGCAGACAAGCTAATGTACGATTGA
- a CDS encoding FadR/GntR family transcriptional regulator, protein MAEFSLLGNSNHKIHVQVARQISRKILSGELSQNEKLPSEIELCKLFGVSRTALRESTKLLSAKGLIISKPKVGTTVLPRNYWHFLDPQLLEWIQDLEDTKPFLSQFLGLRKAIEPEACALAAQNANAEQRKLLSIVFQRMTMAARCHDYDEWIANDHLFHQTIFLCTDNQFYVPFSNILSTIFKVFIDKSVEGGRFCLNEHRAIYDAIMVGNSFQARLASQTLLNDENQRLSDAVNS, encoded by the coding sequence ATGGCAGAGTTTTCACTTCTCGGGAATTCAAATCACAAGATACATGTACAAGTAGCAAGACAGATTTCTCGCAAAATATTGTCAGGAGAATTAAGTCAAAATGAGAAGCTCCCGAGTGAAATAGAACTGTGTAAGTTGTTTGGTGTTAGTCGGACAGCACTACGAGAGTCGACGAAGTTGCTGTCTGCTAAAGGCTTAATTATCTCTAAACCAAAAGTTGGAACTACGGTACTACCAAGAAACTATTGGCATTTTCTTGATCCTCAACTCTTAGAGTGGATCCAAGATTTAGAAGATACTAAGCCGTTTCTATCTCAGTTTTTAGGATTGCGTAAAGCCATAGAACCAGAGGCGTGTGCGCTGGCAGCCCAAAATGCCAATGCTGAGCAAAGAAAGCTGTTGTCAATTGTATTTCAAAGAATGACGATGGCAGCACGATGTCACGATTATGACGAGTGGATTGCTAACGATCATTTGTTTCATCAAACGATATTCCTTTGTACCGATAATCAATTCTACGTTCCCTTCAGCAATATACTTTCGACCATATTTAAGGTGTTTATTGACAAGTCAGTTGAAGGAGGGAGGTTCTGCCTTAATGAGCACCGTGCAATTTATGATGCAATTATGGTCGGAAACTCATTTCAAGCTCGTTTAGCCTCTCAAACGCTGTTAAATGATGAGAATCAGAGGCTTTCCGACGCCGTGAATAGTTAA
- a CDS encoding FadR/GntR family transcriptional regulator, whose product MSGEFHSISGSKRSLHVQVAREIARSILSGKIPQGSILPGEMSLCEQFGISRTALREAVKLLTSKGLLESRPKVGTRVINRAYWNFLDPQLIEWMDGLTEIDQFCHQFLGLRRAIEPEACALAAKNATAEQRIQLSEAFQDMLEVAKADELDKARWMDVDIRFHSIIFNSTGNDFFLPFGHVLTTMFINFIAHSSEEGNTCIEEHREIYEAIMAGNAEKARQASANHLLESKHRLPEAS is encoded by the coding sequence ATGTCTGGTGAATTTCATTCTATCTCCGGTTCCAAGCGCAGCTTACATGTACAAGTAGCTCGCGAAATTGCTCGTAGCATTTTGTCAGGCAAGATCCCTCAAGGGTCCATTCTTCCAGGAGAAATGTCCCTGTGTGAACAGTTTGGTATCAGTCGCACAGCTTTGCGTGAAGCCGTAAAACTTTTAACATCAAAAGGTTTACTCGAGTCACGTCCAAAAGTTGGTACTCGAGTCATCAACCGAGCGTACTGGAACTTTTTAGACCCACAATTAATTGAATGGATGGACGGTCTAACAGAGATAGATCAGTTCTGTCATCAATTTTTGGGGTTACGACGCGCGATAGAGCCTGAAGCTTGTGCACTAGCAGCGAAAAATGCCACTGCGGAACAGCGAATTCAGCTATCAGAAGCATTCCAAGATATGTTGGAAGTCGCTAAAGCAGACGAACTGGACAAAGCGCGCTGGATGGATGTAGATATTCGTTTCCATAGCATTATTTTTAACTCAACCGGAAACGACTTTTTCTTACCGTTTGGGCATGTTCTGACTACAATGTTCATTAACTTTATTGCTCACTCATCTGAGGAAGGCAATACGTGCATCGAAGAACATCGTGAGATTTATGAAGCAATAATGGCAGGCAATGCTGAAAAAGCACGTCAAGCTTCGGCTAACCACTTGTTGGAGTCAAAACATCGCTTACCCGAAGCCAGTTAA
- a CDS encoding putative nucleotidyltransferase substrate binding domain-containing protein, translating to MTDSLLPNIIQFISQIDPFDKVPKGALRELASSVKITYLSKGDVVDQCSSKNEKSLYIIRTGSIEQRKSDGILRAKLGPEDLFGFTFLGNEVESGKEYKAIAIENSLVYVIPNAALKKLCTSHPECAEHFASQAQVRLKSALDVVWSNKEKGLFIRRVEEVASGRVAIVTAEQSIQSVANEMIDKCSPCAVVYRDKKIVGLITDRDMTKRVIAKGLSISTPVVEVMSPDPKTIHPDDLVLHAASIMMQHNIRNLPLVRDNNVVGVLTTTHLVQNHRVQAIFLIEKIKYAGSVKALSSFTSERQAIFEALVEGRVSPEIIGKVMTMIMDAYTRRLIQIAIDKLGTPPCDFSWIVAGSHARQEVHMLSDQDSAIVLDDSATDNDRIYFKHLAMIVSNGLNKCNYPLCPGKFMAATPKWCQPLSVWKKYYKKWVANPEYERLLNISVFLEIRTVYGNKDFEQILRDELHSNINANREFLTMLVNDAVKTNPPLGIFNSLVLQKSGENKKTLDVKKHAINLIIDLARIYGLAVECDLTATDERFKAANEKGLLSHDAYKNIINAYQFILSFRFAHQLEALKSGDEPNNHIDPNTFGSFERQHLKDAFRIIADLQEVAKLRFGSR from the coding sequence ATGACCGACTCGCTACTGCCAAATATCATACAGTTTATCAGCCAGATTGATCCGTTTGACAAGGTACCTAAAGGTGCACTTCGCGAGCTTGCTTCATCTGTTAAGATCACTTATTTAAGCAAGGGGGATGTTGTTGATCAATGTTCTTCTAAGAACGAAAAGTCACTTTATATTATTAGAACTGGCTCTATCGAACAGCGTAAATCTGATGGCATATTGAGAGCTAAACTTGGTCCGGAAGATTTGTTTGGCTTCACTTTTCTTGGTAACGAAGTCGAAAGCGGGAAAGAATACAAAGCAATTGCAATCGAAAATTCATTAGTTTATGTAATTCCAAATGCTGCGCTGAAAAAGTTGTGCACTTCTCATCCTGAATGTGCTGAACATTTTGCATCACAAGCTCAGGTACGGCTAAAGTCAGCATTAGATGTCGTGTGGTCTAACAAAGAAAAAGGGTTGTTTATTCGGCGTGTAGAGGAAGTTGCTAGTGGTCGAGTTGCAATTGTAACCGCTGAGCAATCCATTCAGTCAGTCGCCAACGAGATGATCGATAAGTGCTCTCCCTGCGCTGTCGTTTATCGTGATAAAAAAATAGTTGGACTGATTACCGACCGAGATATGACAAAGCGAGTCATCGCCAAAGGATTAAGCATCTCAACACCAGTCGTCGAAGTCATGTCGCCTGATCCTAAAACAATTCATCCTGACGATTTAGTTCTGCACGCAGCCTCCATTATGATGCAGCACAACATAAGAAATTTACCCCTAGTCAGAGACAATAACGTCGTTGGCGTTTTGACAACAACGCACTTGGTTCAAAACCATCGAGTCCAAGCAATATTTTTAATTGAAAAGATCAAATATGCTGGCAGTGTCAAAGCTTTGTCTAGTTTTACGTCTGAGCGCCAAGCTATTTTTGAAGCATTAGTCGAAGGACGGGTTTCACCAGAAATCATTGGTAAAGTGATGACCATGATTATGGATGCGTACACTCGTAGGTTAATACAAATAGCCATTGATAAGTTGGGAACACCTCCCTGTGACTTCTCTTGGATTGTGGCAGGCTCTCATGCTCGCCAAGAAGTACATATGCTGTCAGATCAAGATAGCGCCATCGTATTAGATGATTCGGCAACAGATAACGACCGTATCTACTTCAAACATTTAGCAATGATAGTAAGTAATGGCCTGAATAAATGTAACTATCCATTGTGTCCAGGGAAGTTTATGGCAGCGACCCCTAAATGGTGCCAGCCTCTCTCTGTTTGGAAAAAGTACTATAAGAAATGGGTGGCAAATCCTGAATACGAGCGCCTCCTCAATATCAGTGTCTTTTTAGAAATCCGAACCGTTTATGGAAACAAAGACTTTGAACAGATACTTCGCGATGAGCTTCACTCTAACATCAACGCTAATAGAGAATTCCTTACGATGTTAGTTAACGATGCGGTGAAAACAAACCCACCGTTAGGAATATTCAATAGCCTAGTATTACAAAAATCGGGAGAGAACAAGAAAACGCTCGACGTAAAAAAACACGCGATTAATCTAATCATTGATCTTGCAAGGATTTATGGTCTGGCAGTTGAATGTGACCTCACTGCAACTGATGAGCGTTTTAAAGCAGCTAACGAAAAAGGACTGCTCAGCCATGACGCGTACAAAAATATAATAAACGCATATCAATTCATCTTGTCGTTTCGATTTGCCCATCAATTAGAAGCACTAAAAAGTGGAGATGAGCCAAATAACCACATTGACCCCAATACGTTCGGTAGTTTTGAACGTCAACATTTAAAAGACGCGTTCCGCATCATTGCAGATCTACAAGAAGTCGCCAAACTCCGTTTTGGGAGCCGATAA
- a CDS encoding 3'-5' exonuclease, with amino-acid sequence MKRLLEYFHPLTRKNRQRQKHYKKKHIPLYLKKLLRSPNLDVNQRAFDTEFIVLDLETTGLDSEEEVILSMGWVEIRQGHIDLATSQHLYVHSDSKIKPETIVVNHITQQMLTDGISIHEAMRTFFKAAENKVIVAHGCIVETSFINQYLQRVFNIKELPLIWIDTLRIEKRLQRAINASDESDVTLAATRERYGLPAYNGHNALADAIATAELLLVQQTRIAPQTNATVGPLYRLSL; translated from the coding sequence ATGAAGCGCTTACTTGAGTACTTTCATCCATTGACACGAAAAAATCGTCAGAGACAAAAGCACTATAAAAAGAAGCACATCCCTCTTTATCTTAAAAAGCTGCTTCGCTCGCCAAATCTGGACGTAAATCAACGAGCTTTTGACACTGAGTTCATCGTTCTAGATCTTGAAACAACTGGCTTAGACAGTGAGGAAGAAGTCATTCTTTCCATGGGCTGGGTAGAGATTCGACAAGGCCATATTGACTTAGCAACAAGCCAACACCTTTATGTACATAGCGACTCAAAAATTAAGCCCGAAACCATAGTTGTTAACCATATTACCCAACAAATGCTGACTGATGGAATCTCTATTCATGAAGCAATGCGGACATTCTTTAAAGCAGCAGAAAACAAAGTTATTGTTGCGCACGGATGTATAGTCGAAACTAGCTTTATTAATCAATATTTACAGCGAGTTTTCAACATAAAAGAGTTGCCGCTCATTTGGATAGACACCTTGCGAATAGAAAAAAGGTTACAAAGAGCTATCAATGCTTCCGATGAATCAGATGTGACTCTAGCAGCGACAAGGGAACGTTACGGGTTACCCGCTTACAACGGCCATAATGCACTTGCAGATGCAATTGCAACTGCAGAGTTACTATTAGTTCAACAAACCCGTATCGCACCTCAGACAAACGCGACAGTCGGGCCCCTTTATCGGCTTAGCCTGTAA
- a CDS encoding sodium:solute symporter family transporter, with protein sequence MELNTLIVGIYFLFLIAIGWMFRTFTSTTSDYFRGGGNMLWWMVGATAFMTQFSAWTFTGAAGKAYNDGFAVAIIFLANAFGYFMNFAYFAPKFRQLRVVTVIEAIRMRFGTTNEQVFTWSSMPNSVVSAGVWLNALAIIASGIFGFDMTATIWITGLVVLAMSVTGGSWAVIASDFMQMVIIMAVTITCAAVAIVQGGGVTEIISNFPVAESGSFVAGNNLNYLSIFSIWAFFIFVKQFSITNNMLNSYRYLAAKDSKNAKKAALLACVLMLGGVFIWFMPSWYIAGQGVDLAAAYPDAGNKAGDFAYLYFVQEYMPAGMVGLLVAAMFAATMSSMDSGLNRNSGIFVKNFYEPIVRKGQASEKELVAVSKATSAVFGVAIILIAQFINSLKGLSLFDTMMYVGALIGFPMTIPAFLGFFIKKTPDWAGWGTLVVGGIVSYLVGFVITADMVSSAFGLEELTSREWSDVKVAIGLIGHMTLTGGFFMLSTLFYKPLTDKRQADVDKFFENLSTPLVAESVAQKKLDNKQRQMLGKLIAVAGIGVMFMALLPNPVWGRLVFILCGAIVGGVGLLLVKAVDSSAEQASEPVTES encoded by the coding sequence ATGGAACTCAATACTCTCATTGTGGGCATCTATTTTCTATTCTTAATCGCAATAGGTTGGATGTTCAGAACTTTTACTAGTACTACAAGCGACTACTTCCGAGGTGGCGGCAACATGCTTTGGTGGATGGTTGGAGCAACGGCATTTATGACTCAATTCTCTGCTTGGACATTTACTGGCGCCGCTGGTAAAGCCTACAATGATGGTTTTGCTGTCGCTATTATTTTCCTTGCAAACGCGTTTGGTTACTTCATGAACTTCGCTTACTTTGCACCGAAATTTCGTCAGTTACGCGTCGTAACTGTCATAGAAGCCATTCGTATGCGTTTTGGTACAACAAACGAACAAGTATTTACATGGTCTTCGATGCCAAACAGTGTTGTCTCTGCAGGTGTATGGCTTAACGCTCTTGCTATTATAGCTTCAGGTATTTTTGGTTTTGATATGACAGCAACCATCTGGATTACCGGTTTAGTTGTACTTGCGATGTCGGTAACTGGCGGCTCTTGGGCGGTTATCGCCTCCGATTTCATGCAAATGGTCATCATCATGGCGGTAACGATCACATGTGCAGCCGTTGCTATTGTTCAAGGTGGTGGCGTTACTGAAATTATCTCTAACTTCCCAGTCGCAGAAAGTGGCAGCTTTGTTGCAGGTAACAACCTGAACTACTTAAGCATCTTTAGTATTTGGGCGTTCTTTATCTTCGTTAAGCAGTTCTCTATTACAAACAATATGTTGAACTCTTACCGTTACCTAGCTGCAAAAGACTCTAAAAATGCAAAAAAAGCAGCTTTGCTAGCATGTGTATTGATGCTGGGTGGGGTTTTCATTTGGTTCATGCCTTCTTGGTATATTGCAGGCCAAGGGGTTGATTTAGCGGCAGCTTATCCAGATGCTGGTAACAAAGCAGGCGACTTCGCGTACCTATACTTCGTTCAAGAGTACATGCCAGCAGGTATGGTTGGACTTCTGGTCGCTGCAATGTTTGCTGCTACGATGTCCTCTATGGACTCTGGTCTTAACCGCAATTCAGGTATTTTCGTAAAGAACTTTTATGAACCGATCGTTCGTAAAGGCCAAGCATCAGAGAAAGAGCTAGTCGCAGTTTCTAAAGCAACATCGGCGGTATTTGGCGTTGCAATTATTCTAATCGCGCAGTTTATAAACTCTCTAAAAGGTCTGAGTCTATTCGACACTATGATGTACGTTGGTGCGCTCATCGGATTCCCAATGACAATTCCAGCGTTTTTAGGCTTCTTTATCAAGAAAACTCCAGACTGGGCAGGTTGGGGAACTCTAGTCGTGGGTGGCATCGTTTCCTACCTTGTTGGGTTTGTTATCACAGCTGATATGGTGTCATCGGCGTTTGGCCTTGAGGAGTTGACTAGCCGAGAATGGTCTGATGTGAAAGTAGCAATAGGTCTAATCGGACACATGACGCTAACTGGTGGCTTCTTCATGTTGTCGACTCTATTCTACAAGCCTCTAACTGACAAACGTCAAGCAGATGTCGATAAGTTCTTTGAAAACCTATCAACGCCTCTTGTAGCGGAATCAGTGGCACAGAAAAAACTCGATAACAAGCAACGTCAAATGCTGGGTAAACTTATCGCGGTCGCAGGTATAGGTGTCATGTTTATGGCTCTGCTACCTAACCCAGTATGGGGGCGCTTAGTGTTTATTCTATGTGGTGCCATCGTCGGAGGTGTTGGTCTACTACTCGTAAAAGCTGTGGATTCAAGCGCTGAACAAGCCTCTGAACCTGTGACAGAAAGTTAA